Proteins encoded within one genomic window of Oryza glaberrima chromosome 12, OglaRS2, whole genome shotgun sequence:
- the LOC127756445 gene encoding WPP domain-associated protein-like — protein MEAAESLEYELQKEVSNIMIQSYITSMRREFETKLWENQNCISTLNKNWKEKISKIAALRDELSTIYSVVSASESGVFSSHGSHEKVEELNFLKMKDDNESSITERTTDSGELMFDIPDFSLLKHMPSEEVTNFLKSEWLKLRRQHESELHEKTEELFRLKREFAKDIALLPSRKERELEIIKSKLLQSISKLDEITSREDNPYCDNYDDAEVCGFEDRIGSLLHENEQLQGLLADKKMVAKHLSLQVLDAERKMAQHSLSELKLVKQVEKLSHELEDLKIESHIKDLFELSTLREVFDNYENHIDDANQEETFLRELLVEKEEQLSIMYEDRQKLKYENNQLVAIAGSTLMQHHEQVNLVNDLTNFREKVCEQELLILESKSESNSMKSSLYEALQQINVCKQEIHGLTDNLTAMSIALEEAKEQNASLDATIQEMKKTSAPSINSHKGQAGHLEYALVSMEKLSKSYSDFESRLAQSMKRNEIRLTNIICQFNPLVQQVAVLKKKEFWYKQILEIKCSNLQKAEAEVDILGDEVDALLSILGKIYIALDHYSPVLKHYPGVTEILNLVQKALKGESI, from the exons aTGGAGGCGGCCGAATCC TTGGAGTATGAGCTGCAGAAGGAGGTCTCCAACATCATGATCCAGAGCTACATTACTAGCATGCGTCGAGAGTTCGAGACAAAGTTATGGGAGAATCAGAACTGCATTAGTACCTTGAACAAAAACTGGAAGGAAAAGATATCTAAGATTGCCGCACTGCGAGATGAACTCAGTACTATTTACAGTGTTGTATCAGCTTCAGAATCTGGTGTGTTTTCTTCTCATGGTAGTCACGAAAAGGTCGAAGAGCTCAACTTTTTGAAGATGAAGGATGATAACGAGTCATCAATCACAGAGAGAACTACAGATTCAGGTGAGCTCATGTTTGATATCCCGGACTTCTCACTCTTAAAGCACATGCCAAGTGAAGAAGTCACAAATTTTCTAAAATCAGAATGGCTGAAGTTGCGAAGACAGCACGAGTCTGAATTGCATGAGAAAACAGAAGAGTTGTTTAGGCTAAAAAGGGAATTTGCGAAAGATATAGCTTTGTTGCCTTCTAGGAAAGAGAGAGAACTTGAAATCATCAAATCAAAGTTGCTTCAAAGCATTTCAAAATTGGATGAAATCACCTCGAGAGAAGATAACCCTTATTGTGATAATTATGATGATGCCGAGGTTTGCGGATTTGAGGACAGAATCGGCTCTTTACTTCATGAAAATGAACAACTACAAGGTTTGCTAGCTGACAAAAAAATGGTGGCTAAACATCTGTCTTTACAAGTATTAGATGCAGAGAGGAAAATGGCACAGCACTCGTTGTCCGAGTTAAAACTTGTGAAACAAGTTGAGAAGCTTAGCCATGAACTTGAAGATTTAAAGATTGAGAGCCACATTAAAGATTTATTTGAGCTGTCGACATTAAGAGAAGTTTTTGATAATTATGAGAATCATATTGATGATGCTAATCAGGAGGAGACCTTCCTCAGAGAGTTGCTTGTAGAAAAAGAAGAGCAGTTGAGTATTATGTATGAAGACAGACAGAAGCTAAAGTATGAAAACAATCAACTTGTAGCAATTGCAGGATCAACATTAATGCAGCACCATGAGCAAGTCAACTTGGTTAATGACCTTACCAATTTTAGGGAGAAGGTGTGCGAGCAAGAGTTGTTGATCTTAGAGTCCAAGAGTGAGTCTAATTCAATGAAGAGTAGCTTGTATGAGGCTTTGCAGCAAATTAATGTATGCAAGCAAGAGATACATGGTCTGACTGACAACTTAACTGCCATGTCTATTGCTTTGGAGGAAGCCAAAGAACAGAATGCCTCACTTGATGCCACCATCCAGGAAATGAAGAAAACATCGGCGCCAAGCATTAACAGTCATAAGGGACAAGCAGGGCACCTAGAATATGCCCTTGTTAGTATGGAGAAGTTATCTAAATCATACAGCGATTTTGAAAGCAGATTGGCTCAAAGTATGAAGAGAAATGAAATTAG GTTGACTAATATAATTTGCCAGTTTAACCCACTGGTGCAGCAAGTTGCTgtattaaagaaaaaagaattctGGTATAAACAGATACTCGAGATTAAATGCTCTAATCTCCAGAAAGCAGAAGCTGAG GTTGATATACTTGGGGATGAAGTTGATGCTCTTCTTAGTATTCTTGGGAAGATCTACATAGCACTTGATCATTATTCTCCTGTATTGAAGCATTATCCTGGG GTTACAGAGATTTTGAATCTGGTTCAGAAAGCATTGAAAGGAGAAAGTATTTAG
- the LOC127758003 gene encoding GDP-L-galactose phosphorylase 2-like, giving the protein MVSTTEFKGEYSLPSKKSPLDQFEGVKTHLYRLGAEHENGTLKSFAYTDQGSPSLLDTIILSQWEDYAWKGHFGYDVTACNLKVVEGGWSFVVQLNDKWNSCVLKEHDKFLEPVGCLKPNCMNSYDELLLCIAQGDKDIPEVVPSTKPPKDGLLLIANAYPVEYGHIFLVPSATNQLSFFWDKRMFSLIARIASEVNSAAFRVFFDSCTSTMPDHMFFQACYFANPLPVESASTVAIYHGKATSAVHLYEIIDYPMKALVFTGKDVNTLANFVSEVSLTLHDNNTAYSLLISNNGTKVFLFPQVKNLATGCCLSAWECSGYFIYRAKYDFDRASENEISNRMASVTLQDGAFENLKNLCCAVADDLVM; this is encoded by the exons ATGGTATCAACCACGGAGTTCAAAGGTGAATATTCGTTGCCAAGCAAGAAATCTCCTCTTGATCAATTTGAAG GTGTGAAGACACATCTTTACCGTCTCGGTGCAGAACATGAAAATGGCACCCTCAAAAGCTTTGCATATACTGATCAGGGCAGCCCAAGTTTGCTTGATACAATCATTCTTTCTCAG TGGGAGGATTATGCTTGGAAGGGCCATTTTGGATATGACGTAACTGCTTGCAATCTCAAG GTTGTTGAAGGTGGATGGAGTTTTGTTGTTCAGCTGAATGATAAGTGGAATTCATGTGTCCTCAAGGAACATGACAAGTTCCTTGAACCTGTTGGATGCCTGAAGCCAAACTGTATGAATAGTTATGATGAATTGCTTCTGTGCATTGCTCAAGGTGACAAGGATATACCTGAAGTTGTTCCTTCaacaaaaccaccaaaggatGGACTACTGCTGATTGCAAAT GCATATCCTGTTGAATATGGTCATATCTTCTTGGTCCCAAGCGCAACCAATCAGCTATCCTTCTTCTGGGACAAAAGGATGTTTAGTCTGATTGCAAGGATTGCCTCTGAAGTAAATAGTGCAGCATTCCGGGTTTTCTTTGATAGTTGCACATCCACGATGCCAGACCACATGTTTTTTCAG GCTTGTTACTTCGCAAACCCGTTGCCAGTGGAGTCTGCATCAACTGTTGCAATTTACCACGGCAAAGCCACATCAGCCGTTCACCTGTATGAAATAATTGATTATCCTATGAAGGCTCTTGTGTTCACTGGCAAGGACGTAAACACGCTTGCCAATTTTGTCAGTGAAGTATCTTTAACTCTGCATGACAATAATACTGCGTACAGCCTGCTGATCTCCAACAATGGCACAAAGGTTTTCTTGTTTCCACAG GTGAAGAATCTGGCTACTGGATGTTGTCTTTCTGCCTGGGAGTGCAGTGGCTACTTCATTTATCGCGCCAAGTACGATTTTGACAGAGCTTCTGAGAATGAAATTTCCAACAGAATGGCGTCAGTCACACTCCAAGATGGCGCATTCGAGAACCTGAAGAATCTTTGCTGCGCTGTTGCTGATGATCTTGTTATGTAA
- the LOC127756506 gene encoding uncharacterized protein LOC127756506, which translates to MARASPFPPLTRRKIASLKLLIPCVLVLSVAVIVVTQYFHNISYLLRPLWDTPPKPFIRIPHYYAPNISMPQLCQLHGWGILPTPRRVFDAVLFSNELDILEIRYGELLPYVDRFVILEANATFTGIPKSLSFLENINRFAFAGSKIVYDMLPVMEMDPGSHRQPFHVEAGHRRALNMLLRRSGIAVGDVLIMADADEIPSPETVQLLKWCDGIPQVMHLELKNYMYSFEFPIDYNSWRATAHVFTEHTLYRHSRQSNLLLADAGWHCSFCFKDIKEFAFKMKAYSHADRVKQDSFLNPDRIQRVICNGEDLFDMLPEEYTFKDLFKKMGPIPKSGSAVHLPSYLIKNADKFRFLLPGGCLRPG; encoded by the coding sequence ATGGCTAGAGCCTCTCCTTTTCCACCTCTAACTAGACGGAAAATTGCTTCGCTCAAGTTGCTGATACCATGTGTTCTAGTTCTTTCAGTGGCTGTTATTGTTGTTACCCAGTATTTCCATAATATCTCTTACCTTCTGCGGCCACTGTGGGACACACCACCTAAGCCATTTATCCGCATCCCACACTACTATGCCCCCAACATCTCCATGCCACAGCTCTGTCAGCTCCATGGTTGGGGTATCCTCCCCACCCCTCGCCGTGTCTTTGACGCTGTCCTCTTCAGTAATGAACTTGATATTCTAGAAATTCGCTACGGTGAGCTCCTTCCGTATGTTGACAGGTTTGTCATCCTTGAAGCTAATGCCACATTCACTGGCATCCCGAAGTCACTCTCTTTCTTGGAAAATATCAATCGCTTTGCATTTGCTGGCTCCAAGATCGTGTATGACATGCTTCCTGTCATGGAAATGGATCCCGGTTCTCACCGTCAGCCCTTCCATGTTGAGGCCGGCCACCGTCGTGCGCTTAATATGCTGCTGCGAAGATCAGGCATTGCTGTGGGGGATGTATTGATCATggctgatgctgatgagatccCTAGCCCTGAGACGGTGCAGTTGCTCAAGTGGTGTGATGGAATACCGCAAGTCATGCATCTCGAGCTGAAGAACTATATGTACTCCTTTGAATTTCCTATAGACTACAACAGCTGGAGGGCCACAGCACATGTGTTCACTGAGCATACATTGTACCGCCACTCCCGTCAGAGCAACCTTCTGCTGGCTGATGCAGGCTGGCATTGTAGCTTCTGCTTCAAGGACATCAAGGAGTTTGCTTTCAAGATGAAGGCATATAGCCACGCAGACCGGGTGAAGCAGGACAGCTTCCTAAATCCAGACAGAATCCAGAGGGTCATATGTAATGGGGAGGACCTGTTTGACATGCTGCCTGAAGAGTACACATTCAAGGATCTCTTCAAGAAGATGGGACCCATACCAAAGTCAGGATCTGCCGTTCATCTGCCTTCCTATTTGATCAAGAACGCTGACAAGTTCAGATTCTTGCTTCCTGGTGGATGCTTGAGACCAGGCTAA